TCAAGTTCACAAATTTACAAATCTCAAAGTTTTGAAGAAGCTTTAGAGGAGACCAAACACATAAGTTACCCCAAAGTTTCAAAGCTCAATTCTTAAACTGAGGATACATGGATTCGTAATTTTCACCAAGTTCACAAACTTACAATAACGatgtaacaaaaaaagagtttctaCCATTTATGGAATTGATGAAGAAATCTCTTAATTTTGAAGCTGATTCAATTGAAGTTTTAAgccaaaaagattcaaaactgtACCGAGATTGATATGCGGTGAACAATCATTATGTCGATACCATTCAAGTTTAACAGAAGCAGAGACGGAGCTCTCGCCACCACCGCTTGTGAACTGACATGGATCTCCCCTGTTCTCCGTGAATTTCCTCCTCTGTCAAAGGCTAGCCGAGAACTCttaaagaagaaggaggttAGAGACTAGTGACTCAAGCTTGGATTCGTTGCAAAGAACGAGTCTCATTAGCATCTGATCGAGCATCCTCCAGTTCACCGTCCGATTTGGAGAAtaacgaagatgaagatgaagaacctTCCATCGCTCTTCGGGTCGCCCGCAAACCAGCAAACCCGCGACGGACATGCCCACCAAAACCGCGGACCAAACGCAGAGCCGTGCCTACATGGTGGAAAAAGAAACACTTGCCTCCGGCCTCTAATTTTGTAGAAAGTTTAAGAAGCCATATTTTTGTCAATTAGTGTTTTTCATGCATGTATCAAAGTAAGGTTATGGAAANTTCACCAAGTTCACAAACTTACAATAACGatgtaacaaaaaaagagtttctaCCATTTATGGAATTGATGAAGAAATCTCTTAATTTTGAAGCTGATTCAATTGAAGTTTTAAgccaaaaagattcaaaactgtACCGAGATTGATATGCGGTGAACAATCATTATGTCGATACCATTCAAGTTTAACAGAAGCAGAGACGGAGCTCTCGCCACCACCGCTTGTGAACTGACATGGATCTCCCCTGTTCTCCGTGAATTTCCTCCTCTGTCAAAGGCTAGCCGAGAACTCttaaagaagaaggaggttAGAGACTAGTGACTCAAGCTTGGATTCGTTGCAAAGAACGAGTCTCATTAGCATCTGATCGAGCATCCTCCAGTTCACCGTCCGATTTGGAGAAtaacgaagatgaagatgaagaacctTCCATCGCTCTTCGGGTCGCCCGCAAACCAGCAAACCCGCGACGGACATGCCCACCAAAACCGCGGACCAAACGCAGAGCCGTGCCTACATGGTGGAAAAAGAAACACTTGCCTCCGGCCTCTAATTTTGTAGAAAGTTTAAGAAGCCATATTTTTGTCAATTAGTGTTTTTCATGCATGTATCAAAGTAAGGTTAtggaaatttatatatgtaataaggAAATATAGTGAATATAGAGCAATGCCAATACTGCAATATGTAGGATCTCTAAAGTCTAAATACACGGACAAGTTAGGATCTCtgcatattaatattttcttatagtaCTAATTAGATATCACATTTTTACACcatagtttatttaaaattcatataatcaccgaaacaattttttgttgttgatagcGACACAATACTATGTCTACctatttttttgaactttttatgAAAGATTATTGTATAcctttgattataaaattattatgaaatattagaagtgttatatttttataaattatttcaaatctgattttttaatttttttttttgcctatgGCCTCTAAACCTCTAGGCACGACTCTGACCAAACGGATTGAGTCCGCTATGTCCGCTAACTTTTGGGCTTCAAATACAAGGTCCATGTCCACTCCGCAATATTACTTAATGGACTATGCCCGCGGGCTTAATGCCCAATTGACACCTCTAGTCTAGTCCTAACTCCTGATCCTAATgacaaatacataaataaactaaaagatcACCTCTATTGATAAAGTTTAGACACTCATTCTCTTTGTAAATGTATGATGTATTCCTATAgattcgaccaaaaaaaaaatgtattcctATAGATATTAGCATCTCCTCTTTTAAACACTTAAATTacactaataataaaattatttatgaaaaacgTTTGAGACATTTAgtttttaagaattaatttttGATGATGTGAacacattaaaattaaaaataatactctATGATTTTCTTGAGTCAACTCCAAAGTCCtaaaccttttgtttttctattaacCGGGTCAATTCCCCACTTTCTCCGACACTTCGTTGTTCTTGAACAACTCTCtccaatttgtttgttgtcttaTTGAAGCAATTATGTATATTATTCCTGGATGTTGCCGTGTGTTTTCTTGTTCGTTTCTTTGTTATTCGTTTCTCAGTTTCATGTAGTAACACTCAATGCAATAACTTtcttcctctatatatatacaacagcTTTTAAGTTGTTTCACTAAACCAATACAataacttttcttcttctacatacAAGAACAAGATCTTTATTTCCCTCTTCTTCTAAGTTCAATTCATTTTAATGGGGCAACAACAATCACAGTGTAAGGAAGAGCTTCTGTTTCAGCAAGTGGGTTACAACGACGTCGAAGCCATCAAATCCCTTCGCCGTGAAGGTGCAGGACTCGAGGTCTTTAATTTCTTCCTCTCtactccatcttttttttttgtgttgaaatTCTCTAGAAATGATCCTCttagtgttgttgttttctgaattttcttcACTTTTGGTTTTGGATGCAGTGGGTGGATAAGTTAGGGAGAACACCATTAATCTCAGCTTGTATGAATGAAGATCTATATGATGTAGCTAAAACTCTGCTTCAGTTGGGTTCTAATGTCAATGCTTATCGATCTGGTATTGTCATTATCATCAATAATCTTATTTCTCATTTgcctctttcttatttttttgcagTGTTTGTGCTTATATGAATgtggacatttttttttcttttcttggtatCAGGTAGCAATAGTGGGACTCCTCTGCACCATGCTGCAAAAAGAGGTCTCGTAAACACTGTTAAGTTACTTCTGTCTCACGGTGGTAAGTTTTGGCATTGATACCAATTTGATGATTGAAAAGTATATCTATGATATTGTTTAATGCACTTATACTTGCATATCTGTTTTTTGTATGGGCAGCAAATCCACTGGTTTTGGATGATAATATTCAGACAGCTCTTGAGGTTGCTAGAGCTGAAGGTCATAGCAGTGTTGTACGTGCCATCGAGGTATGCTTGTAACGCTTATTTGACATTTTATGCAACATCAAATTGAGTGTCATGAGGTATATAACTTTTAAACTATTGTTTCTGTAGAATCACAGCTGCTTGTTCTCTGGTTGGATGCGTGAATTTTATGGCCCAAGCTTTCTTGAATTCTTTGCTCCTGACTTTTTTTCAAGAAGAGTGTGAGTATCCTACTTAACTACACCATTTCtttcttatgtttctttttgttgaacaTGAATATGAATCTTATTTAGAATATGTGTTTCCGTAGATGGGTAGTTGTCGTACCAACTGGTTCGCGAAACCCTGCAAAGCCTTTCAAGTTGGAGTTGGCTGTGTATGATAGTCTAAAGGTACTACAAATTCATCATTTCTCTTGCAAGAGTTTCTTCAATATTTGTTGAGATTTTCTATACTAATGAAACTCTGTTTTGACAATTAGGATGCACAACCGAGGATGGAGATGCCTTTGTGGAAAGCCAATTTGGATGAACCAAAACCATCATCACAGTCTGATGATCCTTCAGTGATGATTGTTAAAAACTCCACAAGTAATTTCCTGtcactttccatttttaaaagGAATCTGTTTTGTTCCTTCATTGATTGAACTTTGTTATCATGGATAGATCTAAGTGGCAAAAGTCAGAGACTAGAAGGCGCATTCGTTTCTCAGGCGCGGCGTTGGGCTCGAGTCAATAGGCGTAAGTGTACACAATTCTTTAAGATTCAGTAGTAACCATAAAAATGTTATGAACCTCTTTTATTGCTTGTGAATTAAGAAGGATAGGAATGCTTAGCTCCCtcttaaccctaattctctcttaGAGATTAAAACCATGAATTTCCTTTGTTtgatctcatttttttcttttcagaaatGCGTCTGGCAGCTGAGAGAAAAGGCGACAAGAAACAACTGAAGTGGTTTTGTGAGGCATGTAGAGGAACTCCACAGGTACATAagacatatatacatacagcTTTAGAGTGAAAGAGATATGCTGTTTGTGTGTCTCTCTGACTCATTTAAACTTTTGAATACTGATTTGAAATTTATACAGCCAATGAATCCACCAATGTTTCTGCAAACATTTGAAACAACCTCTGCTCCACCTCAGTCTGCAATGAATGAGATGCCAAAGCTCAACCATCCTGCTATGACTCCTGTCGACATCTCACTCCCTTCTGCAAACAGTGAGGGTACTAAAGAAGATGGATTGTGTGTGATTTGTGTGGATGCATCATATGAAGCAGCGTGTGTGCCGTGTGGACATGTTGCTGGATGCGTTTCTTGCTTGAAAGagattaaaaacaagaaattggGATGTCCTGTTTGTCGTGCCAACATTGATCAGGTCATTAAGCTGTACCGTCTTTGAATAAAATGGGCAATATGTCTATATGTCATCGGCTTAAAGATATTgaaactatctttttttttttttttatgatcgccatttttttttttaagtttgtaatgAAGTCAAACAAGTCGGAATATAGTGGACACGActtatgtttgtttctttctgtgttaacaaagtttggtcagagtttttttttcttcagtgttacatttttctaaataatgtGTTTTCTTATTCCAAATTTGTAGGGAAATAGAAAGAAATTTCTTATTTAGAATAATTCGTATACAAGTGTAGATGGCGTTTAGAAGAATCTAATCAGGTTTCGAACATGGATCATTTAGGTTAAAGATATAGGATCAATACTGCAATACGCTTATCTTCATTTATCATACTGtgtaataatttctaaattaggTTGCATTTCaagtaaaacattaaaatagaaACCGGTAAAGTGGATTCCCTTGCTTTTTAAGAGAGTTTTCAAATTAAAACCTTGAGTAGTTGAGTTAGAAGAACCTAATCAGTAATCACTAACTGTGGAAACAAAACGCAAAAGAGAGATTACCTGGAGATGAATGAATGGTGTTCCGATTCATCGGAAAAGATGACAGtccgaagaagacgatgagacTAGTCGGTAGAGAAGAAAGAACGTGTGGTTGCAGGAGGTAGCCGTCGGAGAACGTGCGGCAGTGGTCGAAACAGATGATGTCGTTGGTTGTGGGATATACTGGCCGAAAGGTGGAGTTTGTTGTTGGGTTTGGCATTGGGCTTTAAAGGGCCGAAACGACAGCTGACATTGAGTTCTAGAGCCCAAGTGCATACTTACACAGAGGAGTGTTATTTCTAGagaaagttttcttttttgtttgttgatctTTGAGTCtgtttaacaaaataaaatatcacaaGACTAGTGGTGAACTCGGTTAACAATTTGTTGTGTGTTgtccatcattttttttttgttctcttagaGATTGCGAAATTGTGAAATCATTCACtgctttcctttttgttttacaccaaCATCAAAGGAGCTTTGGGGTTCTGATCTGACTTTTAGATTACGTAAAATGTTGAGGGTTAATTCTCTTGTCTAttaagaatattattattgttacagTGGAACTCGAGTTTGAAATTGAAAGCTACTGTGATCTCAAAGTTGCCAATAAAACTGAGCACTATGTTGCTTATATAATTCTCCATCTAATTAACCACCAACCAACCTTCAATCACATGACCAACCTTCAATCACATGCTTTCTTCCTGTGGTACAATGACATCATCCTTTGCTTCACCGAAACAGGTCAAAACAACAGCTCCACGAGTACTGTGTAAGTCAACCGGTAGATTAGGGTTTGttatgggcttccaactcaaaaccaattggcaatgagttgAGAGACCttaaccctatatatatatatatatatattactcaagtccCTTCACATCTATCAGATGTGGGATCTTTTCTCCAcacgccccctcgagatgatggctCTTCTAGCCATTAATCTCGACAAAATCTATCACGCCCCCTCGAGATAATGCTCTTTTTTTTAGCTATCTCGATGGAATTAGGTCTTCCTTTGGGCCATCAATTAATGGGGTGATCGAGCCTCTATCCGGTCCGGACTAATTAACGGGCCAGCGTGTGTAGGCTCTCATACCATGTTAGATTAGGGTTTGttatgggcttccaactcaaaaccaattggcaatgagtggagagatcctaaccctatatatatatatatatatattactcaagtccCTTCACATCTATCAGATATGGGATCTTTTCTCCACACGCTCCTTCGAGATGATGGCTCTTCTAGCCATTAATCTCGACAGAATCCATCACGTCCCCTCGAGATAATGCTCCTTTTTTTAGCTATCTCGATGGAATTGGGTCTTCCTTTGGGCCATCAATTAATGGGGTGATCGAGCCTCTATCCGGGCCGGACTAATTAACGGGCCAGCGTGTGTAGGTTCTAATACCATGTTAGATTAGGGTTTGTTATGGGCTtctaactcaaaaccaattggcaatgagtggagagactCTAAccctatatatattactcaagtccCTTCACATCTATCAAATATGAGATCTTTTCTCCACAAACTGACTATTGCATCATTAGTGGTACAATGACTCTTCattactctcttctcttcattcaTTGGCAGTTAAAAAACTTGAACATTGCGATTATTAAcatcttcaaaaaaatttagttactcAACAACCGCAACTAGAGTATCCTCCAGACATGCAGTGAAAGACAAATATCTCCTGCAAAGTACCATTGCACCTCCACATACTGATGTGGATGAACTACCACAAGACACAGTAAGAAATCCCCCATTTGGTTCAGCATTTTTGAGGAAACAAATTGACATTAAATGGTGCCATCCTTTTGTCTAGTTCACCAAGGGAAGTGGAAAGATTTTAACAAAGTCTAAGCTCAAAGTCTCTTATATCACCCCATCAACAACCCAAAGATCCTCTGAATCCGGAGCAATAAATGGTGATAGACATGCTCCGAAACCATCTCTGTGAGTAACAACTACACCCTATATAATTTAATCTGCCTGTAGGTGGTAATGTTTATACAACCAATGTTTATGCAAACAACCTCTGCTTCACCTCAGACTGCAATGAGTGAGATGCCGCCAATGCTCATTCATCCTGCTATGAATCCTGTCCACATCTCACTCCTTCTATAAACAGTGAGGGTACTAAAGAAGATAGATTGTGTGTGATTTCTGTGGAATGCATCATCTGAAGCAGTGTGTGTGCCGTGTGGACATGTTGCTGGATGCGTTTCTTCTTGCTTGAAAGAGATTAAAAGCAAGAAAATGGGTTGTCCTGTTTGCCGTGCCAACATTGATCAGGTCATTAAGCTATACCGTGTTTGAATAAGAAGGACCATCATATTATATATCTCCTCTATGACAAGTTCATATATGTTTGTCTCTTTGTGTGTCACAAGTTTGATCagagtttattttcttcaatgtttacaagctttttttttccttagttcAAATTTGTAgggaaatagaaaaaaaaaatcttattttagaaaaattcgTACAAAAGTGTGTTGATGGCATTTAGAACAATCTATAAAACCAGGTCTCGAACATGGATTATATTTAggttaaaagaaaaaggtatagaGATAGGACCACTACACTTATCTTTGAACATATAGACTGTATAATTTAGTAGAATAAAATTAGATTGCATTTCAAGTAAGACACTAAAATAGAAAAGGGTTTAGTGGATTCTTTTGCTCTTAGAGCTTAACAAGAgttgttaacaacaaaaaaaagagcttaACATGATAGATAATAAGAGGAAATAAGCTAGTTAGGGATTTCTTTAgtgcaagaacaaaaaaaaaaggttgtttcCAAGAAAGAGAATACCTTGAAGTGGCAACTCCATAGGTTACCTTGGCTTCATTATTCTCATAACAATCATATTTATACTTTATCTACTACATTGGGTTAGTTGGCTTGAATTTgcaaatatgaaagaaaaaaagggtgcaatacaaacaaataaataattttcccACACATGAGAAAGAGTTTAGAGAACGCcgacaaaataatattttacatatttattataaaccGATGAAGAAAATAACGACCTCCACCGatcgtcctctctctctctcgttcacTTGCAGTGTCGCTTGCTGCCTTCATTCTTTATTTGACACGAAGACACAAGTTGGTCTCTTTCTTTCCTAATTTAGAAGATAGAGAGAACCCAAATCTCTTTCAGATCCGAGTCTCTCTCAATCTGACAATCTCCTTCTTTATCGATTTTAATACACTGCCTCGATCTGTGATTTGTCTCTTTCGAACCTTCTTGGGTAAATTGTGTAAGTCACTCTTTTGTCACTTTTGATCATCTGGGTCATTTTTATTatggtttgaattttgaattgatACCAGTGGATAACGTGTTTATGAATCGATCCGTTTCTGTTTCATAGCACTTCTGTGTTTCTCACACCAGATCTGTTCTTATTCTAGGAAATATTTGTAGTATATTCCTCCTAGTGGAACAGATTCGGACCAAATAGTTTGTAATAAAAAGCACACCAACAGGACACTGAGGAT
The sequence above is a segment of the Camelina sativa cultivar DH55 chromosome 10, Cs, whole genome shotgun sequence genome. Coding sequences within it:
- the LOC104719006 gene encoding putative E3 ubiquitin-protein ligase XBAT34, giving the protein MGQQQSQCKEELLFQQVGYNDVEAIKSLRREGAGLEWVDKLGRTPLISACMNEDLYDVAKTLLQLGSNVNAYRSGSNSGTPLHHAAKRGLVNTVKLLLSHGANPLVLDDNIQTALEVARAEGHSSVVRAIENHSCLFSGWMREFYGPSFLEFFAPDFFSRRVWVVVVPTGSRNPAKPFKLELAVYDSLKDAQPRMEMPLWKANLDEPKPSSQSDDPSVMIVKNSTNLSGKSQRLEGAFVSQARRWARVNRQMRLAAERKGDKKQLKWFCEACRGTPQPMNPPMFLQTFETTSAPPQSAMNEMPKLNHPAMTPVDISLPSANSEGTKEDGLCVICVDASYEAACVPCGHVAGCVSCLKEIKNKKLGCPVCRANIDQVIKLYRL